TAAAATATGTTTTTACAAAAATGATATTTAAAGGAAAATTCCCTAAAAAATACGCCAAAGAGCTTTTTACCGACAGTGATAAAGTGTTGCAATTTATTTCTGAAATAAAATGGCAAGAAGGTTTTGTATGTCGTAAGTGCGGGAACACAAATTATTGCGAAGGAAAAACACCTTATTCGCGTCGCTGCACTCGATGCAAAAAAGAAGAATCGGCTTCTGCCCACACATTATTTCACAACATAAAATTCCCTATTAATAAGGCATTTTACATAGCTTACAATGTTTGTATTCTTCATAAAGATTTTTCATCATATAATTATGCCGAACAACTTGATATAAATCAAATGACGTGTTGGAAGTTTAAAAGACGAATTCTAAAATGTGTTGAAAATAATTCATCTAATCGAAAAGACAAAATAGAATCTATACTTCTAACAAATACTTTTGAGTAATATTCATCATAAAAATGGATTTCACATAAACAATTAATTTTAAATCTGTATGGCAAAAGTATTAATTTTAGGAGCAGGCATTTCGGGACACACTGCAGCATTAATAGCACGCCGAAAATTGCCTAAGAAACACGAAATTATCGTGGTTAGCCCTAATAGCAATTATCAATGGGTTCCATCCAATATTTGGGTTGGAGTAGGATTAATGAAAACTAAACAGGTGATTTTTCCCTTAGCCCCAGTTTACAAACGACTTGGCATTACTTTCAAACAAGCAAAAGCCATTTCCATTCATCCTGAAGGAAATAAAGAGGGAGTAAATTCATACGTAAATATTCAATATGTTACTGGAGACAAAAAAGATCAAACTGAAAACGTTGAATATGACTATTTGATTAATGCAACAGGACCAAAACTTAATTTTGCCGCAACCGAAGGACTCGGACCCGACAAAAATTCACTTTCTGTTTGTACCTACGATCACGCTGCACACACTTGGGAAAATCTTCAAAAAAGTCTTGAAAAAATGGAACACGGTGAAAAACAACGTTTTCTTATTGGAACAGGACACCCAATGGCAACTTGTCAAGGAGCAGCATTTGAATATGCTCTTAATATTGCTTTTGAAGTAGACAAAAGAAAGCTTCATAAATTTGCCGAAATTATTTGGATTTCAAACGAATATGAGTTAGGTGATTTTGGGATGGGCGGCGCTTATGTGAAACAAGGCGGATATGTTACTCCAACCAAAATTTTTTCTGAATCCATCTTGAAGGAATACGGCATTCGCTGGATTACAGGTGCCGGAATTACTAAGGTTGAACCGGGTATAGCTCACTATGAAACACTTACAGGAGAAAAATTAACACAAGAATTTGATTTTGCCATGCTTATTCCTGCATTTGCAGGAGTAGGATTAAAAGCGTATGACAAATCCGGCACGGATATTACCGACAAAATGTTTGCTCCTAACGGACTAATGAAAGTAGATGCTGATTACACTCCAAAACCTTACGAAGAATGGAAAGCTTCTGATTGGCCTTCAGTGTATATTACTCCAAATTACGACAATATTTTTGCCTGTGGTATTGCTTTCGCCCCTCCTCATACAATTTCCAAACCTATGAAAAATCCCAATGGAACGATGATTACTCCTACTCCACCTCGAACCGGAATGCCTTCAGGAGTAATGGGACGTATTGTAGCTGAGAATGTTGTAGAACAAATCAAAACAGGCAAGAAAGAATTTAAGCATCGAGCTTCTATGGCAAAAATGGGAGCAGCGTGTATTGTATCAGCCGGTTATGGAATTCGACACGGAAAAGCTGCTGTAATGACCGTTTATCCTATTGTACAAGATTGGGAAAAATATCCCAAATGGGGGCGAGATATAGGATATACTGTGGGAGAAGTTGGACTTGCCGGACATTGGATGAAATTATTTATGCATTATATGTTTATGTACAAAGCAAAAGCATTGCCTCTTTGGTGGATGATACCGGAATAAAACAATTTACGGTAGAATTAAATAAAAAAACAAGCAAAAAACAAAAATATAAGATATAAATTTATGGAAACAAAAGAACCTATTGACAGCAGGGAATATACTGTTCCTTATAGTCAGACATCATTTGCTACAGAACCTACAAAATGGACAAAGTTTGTAAGAACTTGCATTCTTTATCAAATTATTCGCTTTTTTGTATTAAATCTGAAAATTATGCGTATTGTAGTAGGAGGACACTCATAGATTTTACCAATCAAAATGTTTAAATTCAAGAAATGCCGATTTGATAAAATTTTCAAATCGGCATTTCTCTTTAAAACAAACAACCTAAACCTAAAAATGAACGATTTGAATCGTTTTGTCTTTCATAACAACTTCCACAGATTGACCATCCTTTGAAATTATAACTTTACTAATCGGAATTAATTCTTCTTTTCCCCACTTTTCACCTGATTTTTTCCATAATTGTAAAGTAATATAAATTTTTTCGCGATTTTTCTCTGAAACAAAACTGTCAGCCATATTAATTACAGTACTATTGACGCTTTCAGGATGAAGATTTTTGACATGTATAAATTCCAACTTTCCTGTATTATTCCAGGAAACCATTGCTAATTGATATTCTCCATTATCAATAATATTTACTCTTTGTCCTTTTATTTTTTTTGTAATTTCTTGAATGGGGTTATTTTTTTCAGGCAAAGCGTAATGTCCCAATCGAATATCAACGTCAATCGGTGAAATAATTTTATCTACACGTAATATCCCGTTTGACAAGGGAATATCAGCCAATTTAAATTTAATATTAGGATTAGTTTCTATCTCCGCATCCCGATAATATATGCCATTTTCAAACTTCTTAAAAGTATACAATCTCAATGTTTCCCACTTATTTTCTGGGTTTTTAATCACATAATTCATTGCAACTTCTCCATTTTCTCCATCTGCCTGCCAAGGAAAAGCTGAATTATATGCAAGTCGATTATAATTTTCGGTACTTCTAAATAATTGCCAATCATCTTTTACTTTTTCGTGACACCAAGCACGTATTTCTGAAACACCACTATTAGGATAATTAGTGATTAATATGTTAGATTCTTTTTGAAAATGATTGTACACATTGCCTTTTTTCATTTCGTTTTCCCAAGGACCTAAATTTTCTTTACTTGTCCAAAAAAGGTTATTAGCAGGCAGAAATAATCCTAAAAATGCTTTTCCCATCCAAAACACACTTCCACGACAACTATAAATTTGCACTGCAGGTTCAAAAGCTCCATAAAAACCAAGTGTGGGAATTCTATCTTTTAAGAAGTTAGGATTTTCAAGAAACTGCAACAAAGTTTCGGAAGCAATTTTGCGCATCCAACCCAGATTTATATTCGGTTCGTTCAATGTTCCCATAAACGGAAAAATTCCAATAGATGCAAAACGATACGAAATACTTCGCCCCCACATTATCATCTTTCCATTTCTGTCAAACATATACGGGTAAGAATAAACAGCATCTTTAAAATTACTCAAAAACTGCTTTGCTATTTCAGGATAATACTTGTTTCCAAAAAAAGTTGACCACAAAGTGCCATACAACTGATACGCCCACATACTATAATAATCGTATGCAGGATGATCATTGTACCAACCTTCTCCACGATAATCTTCCAGAGATTTTTGCAAATATTCAATCAAAAGTTTATCATTTATATGGTACCCTTGTTGTTTAAAAAAGCTCAGTATAAAAATATTAAAAAATTTCCAGTTGGAAGAAATGGTAGGACCATCTCCATAACTTATCATCACAGCTTTCAGCGAATCTTTCTGTGATTGTGTAAGAGGTTCCCATATAATTTCAGGAATGGTAAAAAGCGAAATTGCTAAAGCGCCAAATTCAACCAGATTTTGGTGAGGTCCGCCATTCTCGCCTCTATGTTTTATGTAGCTCGAACTCTGTGGATTGATTAAATTACAAATTTGGTGACGGTAATAATCTGCAACTTTGACATTATTTATTTCCAAATCGGGATTTTGCTTCAACAATGGAGCTGCTACAAATAAAGTACGGCAAAGACCTTCTAATTTTTCGGTGGATATTTGCGAATCTTTTGTAGGATAACTTTTCCCAGGTTGTTTTGGAAACTTCATCGGATCGTCCAGTGTGTGAACGTAACTAAATGCGCCTTCAAGCAAATATTGCGCAGCATCAAACCAATGTTGACGAGTCATTCCGGTATATGGACTTAATGTATAATCCGGATTCTTGATTTTGAAAATATTGGAAGAACTAAATTTTGATTGGCTTTGTGC
The genomic region above belongs to uncultured Paludibacter sp. and contains:
- a CDS encoding putative Sulfide-quinone reductase (Evidence 3 : Putative function from multiple computational evidences), producing MAKVLILGAGISGHTAALIARRKLPKKHEIIVVSPNSNYQWVPSNIWVGVGLMKTKQVIFPLAPVYKRLGITFKQAKAISIHPEGNKEGVNSYVNIQYVTGDKKDQTENVEYDYLINATGPKLNFAATEGLGPDKNSLSVCTYDHAAHTWENLQKSLEKMEHGEKQRFLIGTGHPMATCQGAAFEYALNIAFEVDKRKLHKFAEIIWISNEYELGDFGMGGAYVKQGGYVTPTKIFSESILKEYGIRWITGAGITKVEPGIAHYETLTGEKLTQEFDFAMLIPAFAGVGLKAYDKSGTDITDKMFAPNGLMKVDADYTPKPYEEWKASDWPSVYITPNYDNIFACGIAFAPPHTISKPMKNPNGTMITPTPPRTGMPSGVMGRIVAENVVEQIKTGKKEFKHRASMAKMGAACIVSAGYGIRHGKAAVMTVYPIVQDWEKYPKWGRDIGYTVGEVGLAGHWMKLFMHYMFMYKAKALPLWWMIPE
- a CDS encoding conserved hypothetical protein (Evidence 4 : Unknown function but conserved in other organisms); translated protein: MALKYVFTKMIFKGKFPKKYAKELFTDSDKVLQFISEIKWQEGFVCRKCGNTNYCEGKTPYSRRCTRCKKEESASAHTLFHNIKFPINKAFYIAYNVCILHKDFSSYNYAEQLDINQMTCWKFKRRILKCVENNSSNRKDKIESILLTNTFE
- a CDS encoding hypothetical protein (Evidence 5 : Unknown function): METKEPIDSREYTVPYSQTSFATEPTKWTKFVRTCILYQIIRFFVLNLKIMRIVVGGHS
- a CDS encoding hypothetical protein (Evidence 5 : Unknown function), with translation MYCISRLWNSTRKSCCNDRLSYCTRLGKISQMGARYRIYCGRSWTCRTLDEIIYALYVYVQSKSIASLVDDTGIKQFTVELNKKTSKKQKYKI
- a CDS encoding conserved exported hypothetical protein (Evidence 4 : Unknown function but conserved in other organisms), producing the protein MKRPQFTFIFFFFLGLSLLAQSQSKFSSSNIFKIKNPDYTLSPYTGMTRQHWFDAAQYLLEGAFSYVHTLDDPMKFPKQPGKSYPTKDSQISTEKLEGLCRTLFVAAPLLKQNPDLEINNVKVADYYRHQICNLINPQSSSYIKHRGENGGPHQNLVEFGALAISLFTIPEIIWEPLTQSQKDSLKAVMISYGDGPTISSNWKFFNIFILSFFKQQGYHINDKLLIEYLQKSLEDYRGEGWYNDHPAYDYYSMWAYQLYGTLWSTFFGNKYYPEIAKQFLSNFKDAVYSYPYMFDRNGKMIMWGRSISYRFASIGIFPFMGTLNEPNINLGWMRKIASETLLQFLENPNFLKDRIPTLGFYGAFEPAVQIYSCRGSVFWMGKAFLGLFLPANNLFWTSKENLGPWENEMKKGNVYNHFQKESNILITNYPNSGVSEIRAWCHEKVKDDWQLFRSTENYNRLAYNSAFPWQADGENGEVAMNYVIKNPENKWETLRLYTFKKFENGIYYRDAEIETNPNIKFKLADIPLSNGILRVDKIISPIDVDIRLGHYALPEKNNPIQEITKKIKGQRVNIIDNGEYQLAMVSWNNTGKLEFIHVKNLHPESVNSTVINMADSFVSEKNREKIYITLQLWKKSGEKWGKEELIPISKVIISKDGQSVEVVMKDKTIQIVHF